The following proteins are co-located in the Onychomys torridus chromosome 6, mOncTor1.1, whole genome shotgun sequence genome:
- the LOC118585767 gene encoding guanylate-binding protein 1-like, protein MDSDIHMPGPVCLIENTKGQLTAKQEALELLSAIKQPVVVVAIVGFYRTGKSYLMNKLAGKNKGFSLGSTVQSHTKGIWMWCVPHPRKSDHTLVLLDTEGLGDVEKGDNQNDCWIFALAVLLSSTFVYNSMGAINQQVLDQLHYVTELTDRIRTRSSPDQNELEDSDEFVSFFPDFVWTLRDFSLELKVNEELISADEYLENSLKLIHGTGQRDKEQRLNLPRICIRKFFPKKKCFVFERPAHGRKLGQLESLQDQDLDSDFIEQVAEFCSYVFSCSKVKTISGGISVNGPRLKSLVATYVNTICSGDQPCMENAVLALSRTENAAAVQKAIAHYDRQMSQMLKLPTETLQELLDLHRTIEKEATKIFMEKSFKDVDQEFLTKLGAELEKKQGDFCKKNLQASSDCCSTLIRDIFGPLENDVKMGVYSKPGGYCTFNQKIQELKKKYYQAPRKGIQAEKTLQKYLQSKEDMIDAILRTDQALTQREIQIEVERVKAEAAKNTAKIMEDMQQKNDQLLQQKEKSYWERMQQLTEKVQKEQAQIREEQQRATEHKLQEQARQLRENFQQENKKLQDEIKILYEREASRRCVVS, encoded by the exons ATGGACTCAGACATCCACATGCCAGGACCTGTGTGCCTCATTGAGAACACAAAAGGGCAACTGACAGCCAAACAGGAGGCTCTGGAGCTCCTGTCTGCCATCAAGcagcctgtggtggtggtggccatcGTGGGCTTCTATCGCACAGGCAAATCCTACTTGATGAACAAGCTGGCTGGAAAGAACAAAG GCTTCTCTCTGGGCTCCACGGTGCAGTCTCACACGAAGGGGATCTGGATGTGGTGTGTGCCTCATCCCCGGAAGTCAGACCACACCCTAGTTCTGCTTGACACAGAGGGCCTGGGGGATGTGGAGAAG GGTGACAACCAGAATGACTGCTGGATCTTTGCCCTGGCTGTACTTCTGAGCAGCACCTTCGTGTACAACAGCATGGGAGCCATCAACCAGCAGGTCCTGGACCAGCTGCA CTATGTGACAGAGCTGACAGACAGAATCAGAACAAGATCTTCACCTGACCAAAACGAGTTGGAGGACTCAGATGAATTTGTGAGTTTCTTCCCGGACTTTGTGTGGACTCTGAGGGACTTCTCTCTCGAGCTTAAAGTAAATGAGGAACTCATCTCTGCAGATGAATACCTAGAGAATTCCCTGAAGCTTATACACG GTACAGGTCAAAGAGATAAAGAACAAAGGCTTAATCTCCCTCGGATCTGTATTCGTAAGTTCTTCCCAAAGAAGAAATGCTTTGTCTTTGAGCGGCCAGCACATGGGAGGAAGCTTGGCCAGTTGGAATCGCTGCAGGATCAAGACCTGGACTCAGACTTCATTGAACAAGTGGCAGAATTCTGTTCCTACGTGTTCAGCTGTTCCAAGGTGAAAACGATTTCAGGAGGCATCAGTGTCAATGGACCAC GACTAAAGAGCTTGGTGGCAACCTATGTCAACACCATCTGCAGTGGAGATCAGCCCTGCATGGAGAATGCTGTCCTGGCTTTGTCCCGGACAGAAAATGCAGCTGCAGTGCAAAAGGCCATTGCTCACTATGACCGGCAGATGAGCCAGATGTTGAAGTTACCCACAGAAACTCTCCAGGAGCTGCTGGATCTGCACAGGACCATAGAGAAAGAAGCTACCAAGATCTTCATGGAAAAGTCCTTCAAAGATGTTGATCAAGAGTTCCTAACAAAATTAGGA GCTGAGTTAGAAAAAAAGCAAGGTGATTTCTGTAAGAAGAATCTACAGGCATCCTCAGATTGCTGCTCAACTCTGATTCGGGATATTTTTGGTCCACTAGAAAACGATGTGAAGATGGGGGTTTATTCTAAACCAGGAGGATACTGTACTTTTAATCAGAAGATACAGGAGTTGAAGAAAAAGTACTATCAGGCACCCAGGAAAGGGATTCAG GCTGAAAAAACTCTGCAGAAATATTTGCAGTCCAAGGAGGATATGATTGATGCAATTCTACGCACAGACCAGGCTCTGacacaaagagaaatacagaTTGAAG TGGAACGTGTGAAAGCCGAAGCTGCAAAGAATACAGCAAAAATAATGGAGGATATGCAACAGAAGAATGACCAGTTGCtgcaacagaaagagaagagttACTGGGAACGCATGCAACAGTTGACTGAGAAGGTGCAGAAGGAACAGGCCCAGATCAGGGAGGAGCAGCAGAGGGCCACTGAGCACAAACTTCAG GAACAGGCTCGACAACTACGTGAGAATTTccagcaagaaaataaaaaactacaAGATGAGATAAAGATTCTCTATGAAAGGGAAGCCTCACGCAGATGTGTTGTAAGCTAA